From Xyrauchen texanus isolate HMW12.3.18 chromosome 12, RBS_HiC_50CHRs, whole genome shotgun sequence, one genomic window encodes:
- the LOC127652663 gene encoding E3 ubiquitin-protein ligase RBBP6-like isoform X1 — protein MSCVHYKFSSKLNYDTVTFDGLHITLCDLKRQIMGREKLKAADCDLQITNAQTNEEYTDDGALIPKNSSVIIRRIPIGGVKSTSKTFVIDRSEQSSGSSKAIDDSSISLALLSKTANLAETNASEEDKIKAMMSQSNHDYDPIHYAKKLVGPPPPNYTCFRCGKTGHYIRNCPTNGQDRSFEAPQRIKKSTGIPRSFMVEVDDPNRKGVMLTNSGAYAIPTIDAEAYAIGKKEKPPFLPQNQSSSSEEEDPVPDELLCLICKDLMTDAVVIPCCGNSYCDECVRTCLLESDEHVCPTCKQSDVSPDALIANKFLRQAVNNFRNETGYTKRIRKATASQSAVQGTQAQAPVQRPPLRPASSRQQDPLMANLPSSTAASTPPQSMPAAALSPASTHQPSSTPPSTSCSNLQSSSTPAMNSPHHSTMQDDPPLSKEEPASEVPASSVLPSSETSVPTTSAGPKGFHVQVIGQPNMPQHLMHRPGPPRPSGPRPTGSRSQWDLSSSRGRRPPSERPQRTPQPPPVQNLPPIGPPVFVPPLFPPPPHPMPQPPGVIPQQYPMQYPPGQQPPPPFNIPPPVFPPIPPNVQAPWVAPGTQPPIANPIPNIPTAPFLSKEEFYRQQRRLKEDSQSRFVTREKKSKLEEFTNDFAKELLEYRKIQKDRRRSYSRSKSPYRGSSYSGSSYSYSKSRSRSRSPRSYSRSLSRSRSRSRSRSRSRSYSRSPYSRRGRGRSRSYRSRSHSPAFHRSRSRSPSYRGRGVSEMGSSIYRSRSRTPVYKNCSPSKKLPPSQMEGERKFSGRYRELPPYDAKAYYGRNVDQSDPYERERYREWEREYREWYDNYLKSYNNQPGGHPRSRRPSSRDPNTPERFAPPRPRENSPFSRGHREDYPPSSQSHGVTQRGRDAMTYQEKCAEKYGHLHINTGSGKGLKDSLKPLKDREPSSSTATDLKTLKHKKHRKKKRDDGDPFSLSDTMDNSRKDERKGDSMMMNSSRDDATPVRDEPMDSATVPYKRTPEKEKKEKTKSKTDKIKVKSESSGQKEITGKGTKPAKEEADALRDKVTPTESAIKRVKEEPPHKSEVTKPQFIESKLMLPRKLMQSRPIKRHQELKSVKDELKGKKEFVKDPAKQEKIPGKDGKVKKDLEKPVKTEKIPTKAVDPKQDKKKRKYDQPYVKDLDIPPVKMAKMEVTDKARGSPKPKPRLENERPVEKQKVVIPSLMDIKPEPVRKIKINREIGKRIIGIDCPISAEDLVHSTGKGRLEKSRGKLRRKEHAPDGSGSMLADYTSTSSTGGSPIKRHEEKLDLKKTVVKTLEEYTNDSSTPAEDEIVMIQVPRSKWEKEDYESEDDDSKGTIGTRSVHISSSAPVGENTVLKATSKESPHADKAPLASKPAKDSTLGDKERDTDKEKDRDRLKERDRSGADCEVTDKRNPSVPNQERGSDHGSERSSSSQSSRDRLADRSEPNSRKPDGRETTSLTNRKPDHRDDARDQLSTRLRDERGLLRRRISPSPPSRVKDTDSVRKGLEVSQESQSPTREKRTSSRNASEPKRTGQEDHKSLSKESQNSRHSDMRPTKDSHRTPQIAATPESRADSEKGGTHGDHIKILATRSTRLSSDLARETDEAAFVPDYSESDSETSDFESKMEQRGQQRDSSGSQSPSPSGSHGHSSSPSSPGSQDSKKKKKDKKEKKEKKKHKKHKKHKKHKKHTSNESEAELKGQKHKNKKKKSKKSKDKDKDDMEKDEKD, from the exons ATCGATGATTCTTCCATTTCTCTGGCCCTGCTTTCAAAG ACAGCCAATCTTGCTGAAACAAACGCATCAGAGGAAGACAAAATAAAAGCAATGATGTCTCAGTCCAACCATGACTATGATCCGATCCA CTATGCAAAGAAACTTGTTGGTCCACCCCCACCAAATTACACATGCTTTCGTTGTGGAAAAACTGGACATTACATCAGAAACTGCCCAACAAATGGG CAGGATCGAAGTTTTGAAGCTCCTCAACGGATAAAGAAAAGCACAGGAATTCCTCGGAGTTTCATGGTGGAGGTAGATGATCCAAACAGAAAGGGAGTCATGCTGACTAACAGTGGCGCATATGCTATTCCTACTATTGATGC TGAGGCTTATGCTATTGGGAAGAAAGAGAAGCCACCCTTCTTGCCACAGAATCAGTCATCATCCTCGGAGGAAGAAGATCCTGTGCCTGATGAGCTGCTGTGTCTTATCTGCAAGGATCTTATGACTGATGCTGTGGTTATCCCCTGCTGTGGAAATAGCTACTGTGATGAGT GTGTTCGTACATGTTTGCTGGAGTCTGATGAACATGTTTGCCCCACCTGCAAACAATCGGATGTATCTCCCGATGCTTTGATTGCTAACAAGTTTTTGCGCCAA GCAGTAAATAATTTTAGGAATGAAACCGGATACACCAAGAGGATTCGCAAAGCTACTGCTTCTCAATCAGCAGTTCAAGGAACCCAAGCACAGGCTCCTGTGCAGCGGCCACCTCTGAGGCCCGCCTCTTCACGCCAACAGGATCCTCTGATGGCCAATCTTCCGAGCTCAACAGCTGCTAGCACTCCTCCCCAAAGCATGCCAGCTGCAGCCTTGTCTCCTGCTAGCACTCATCAGCCCTCTAGCACCCCACCTTCTACCAGCTGCTCTAACTTGCAGAGTAGCAGTACACCTGCAATGAACTCTCCTCATCACTCTACTATGCAGGATGATCCGCCGTTGTCCAA GGAGGAACCTGCATCTGAGGTCCCCGCATCTTCTGTTTTGCCTTCATCAGAGACCTCTGTCCCAACAACTTCTGCTGGTCCAAAG GGGTTCCATGTCCAAGTGATTGGGCAGCCTAATATGCCTCAGCATCTCATGCACAGACCAG GACCGCCAAGGCCTAGTGGACCAAGGCCAACTGGGAGCCGTTCTCAATGGGATCT GTCCTCAAGTAGAGGGAGGAGACCTCCTAGTGAGCGACCACAAAGGACACCGCAACCTCCACCAGTGCAAAACCTTCCTCCTATAGGCCCCCCAGTATTCGTGCCTCCTCTTTTTCCACCTCCACCACACCCCATGCCTCAGCCACCAGGTGTCATTCCTCAGCAGTATCCCATGCAGTATCCTCCAGGACAGCAGCCGCCTCCTCCCTTCAACATTCCGCCACCTGTCTTTCCACCAATCCCACCTAATGTGCAGGCTCCCTGGGTGGCTCCTGGCACTCAGCCACCCATAGCCAACCCTATCCCCAATATACCAACAGCACCGTTTCTATCCAAAGAGGAATTTTACAGGCAGCAGCGCAGACTGAAGGAAGA TTCCCAATCTCGATTTGTAACCAGGGAGAAAAAGTCTAAACTTGAGGAGTTTACCAATGACTTTGCCAAAGAGCTTTTAGAGTACAGGAAGATCCAGAAGGACAGAAGAAGATCGTACTCTAG aTCAAAATCTCCATACAGAGGCTCTTCTTACAGTGGCTCATCATATTCCTATTCCAAATCACGTTCACGGTCCAGATCACCACGCTCCTACTCTAGGTCATTATCCCGGTCTAGATCCCGTTCACGCTCTCGTTCACGATCACGCTCCTACTCTCGCTCACCATACTCCCGCAGGGGCAGAGGTCGGAGCCGTAGCTATCGATCCAGGTCACACAGTCCAGCATTCCATCGCTCCCGCAGCAGATCGCCATCATATAGGGGTCGAGGTGTGAGTGAGATGGGCAGTTCAATCTATCGTTCCCGTTCCAGAACCCCAGTATATAAGAATTGCAGTCCCAGCAAGAAACTCCCACCTTCACAGATGGAGGGGGAGCGTAAATTCTCTGGCAGGTACAGAGAGCTTCCACCTTATGATGCTAAGGCTTATTATGGCCGCAACGTAGACCAGAGTGACCCCTACGAGAGAGAACGGTACAGAGAGTGGGAAAGAGAGTACAGGGAGTGGTATGACAATTACCTCAAGAGCTACAACAACCAACCCGGTGGTCACCCGCGGAGCCGTCGTCCAAGCAGCAGAGATCCTAATACCCCTGAGCGTTTTGCCCCTCCTCGACCAAGAGAAAACTCTCCCTTTAGTAGGGGACATCGGGAGGATTACCCGCCATCTTCTCAAAGTCATGGAGTTACCCAGAGAGGCCGCGATGCCATGACATACCAAGAGAAGTGTGCTGAGAAGTACGGCCACCTCCACATCAACACCGGTTCTGGTAAAGGACTTAAAGACTCTTTGAAACCTCTTAAGGACAGAGAGCCCAGTAGCAGCACTGCTACAGACCTCAAGACTTTGAAACATAAGAAACATCGCAAAAAGAAGAGAGATGATGGTGACCCCTTCAGTCTCTCTGACACTATGGATAATTCCAGGAAAGATGAACGCAAAGGTGACTCTATGATGATGAATTCAAGCCGTGACGATGCCACACCTGTCAGGGATGAGCCCATGGATAGTGCTACGGTGCCCTACAAACGCACCCCTGAAAAGGAGAAGAAAGAGAAAACTAAGAGCAAGACAGACAAAATTAAAGTAAAGTCTGAAAGCAGTGGACAGAAAGAAATTACAGGAAAGGGGACAAAGCCTGCCAAAGAGGAGGCAGATGCACTGCGAGATAAGGTGACTCCAACTGAATCAGCCATTAAGAGAGTCAAAGAAGAACCACCCCACAAATCTGAAGTGACCAAACCTCAATTCATTGAGTCTAAACTCATGCTCCCTCGCAAGCTGATGCAGTCTAGACCCATCAAACGCCATCAAGAGCTTAAGTCAGTCAAAGATGAACTTAAAGGCAAGAAAGAATTTGTGAAAGACCCAGCAAAGCAAGAGAAAATTCCTGGAAAAGATGGGAAGGTCAAGAAAGACCTAGAGAAGCCTGTGAAAACTGAGAAAATACCAACCAAAGCAGTTGACCCCAAACAGGATAAAAAGAAGCGGAAATATGACCAGCCATATGTGAAAGACCTGGACATCCCCCCAGTCAAAATGGCCAAAATGGAAGTTACTGACAAAGCCAGAGGCTCTCCAAAACCTAAACCCAGGCTGGAGAATGAAAGGCCAGTTGAGAAGCAGAAAGTAGTTATTCCGTCCTTGATGGATATTAAGCCAGAACCTGTGAGAAAGATAAAAATTAACAGAGAAATTGGCAAGAGAATAATTGGCATTGATTGCCCCATTTCTGCTGAGGACTTGGTGCATTCCACAGGAAAGGGCAGGCTGGAAAAGTCTAGGGGAAAACTGAGGAGGAAGGAGCATGCTCCCGATGGGTCAGGGTCCATGCTGGCTGATTACACCAG CACTAGCTCCACAGGTGGAAGCCCCATCAAAAGGCATGAAGAGAAGTTAGACCTAAAGAAAACTGTGGTAAAGACCCTGGAGGAATACACCAATGACAGCTCCACCCCTGCTGAAGATGAAATTGTCATGATCCAAGTGCCCCGCTCCAAGTGGGAAAAAGAGGACTATGAATCTGAGGATGATGATTCTAAGGGCACCATTGGGACTCGCAGTGTCCATATATCCAGCTCTGCTCCTGTGGGTGAGAACACTGTTTTGAAAGCAACAAGCAAGGAATCTCCCCATGCTGACAAAGCCCCCTTGGCATCCAAACCTGCCAAGGATTCCACATTAGGTGATAAGGAGAGGGATACAGACAAGGAGAAAGATCGAGACCGATTGAAAGAAAGAGACCGCAGTGGTGCAGATTGTGAGGTAACAGATAAAAGGAATCCTAGTGTGCCTAATCAGGAAAGAGGAAGTGACCATGGCAGTGAGCGGAGCTCCTCATCCCAGTCCTCCAGGGACAGACTAGCTGACCGATCTGAACCAAACTCTAGAAAGCCAGATGGTAGGGAGACTACTAGCCTCACCAACAGAAAACCAGACCACAGAGATGATGCAAGAGACCAATTAAGCACCAGATTGAGAGATGAGAGAGGTCTTCTCAGGAGAAGAATATCGCCCTCCCCACCCTCTAGGGTAAAGGACACAGACTCTGTAAGAAAAGGCCTGGAGGTTTCTCAGGAGTCTCAAAGCCCAACTAGGGAGAAGAGAACATCATCCCGAAACGCCTCAGAGCCCAAAAGAACAGGGCAAGAGGACCACAAATCACTGAGTAAGGAGAGCCAGAATTCTAGGCATTCTGATATGCGTCCCACAAAAGACTCACACAGGACTCCTCAAATAGCGGCGACTCCAGAGTCTAGGGCTGATTCAGAGAAAGGTGGCACACATGGTGACCACATCAAAATACTAGCCACACGCTCAACACGACTGTCCTCTGATTTAGCACGAGAAACTGATGAAGCCGCGTTTGTCCCGGACTACAGCGAAAGTGACAGTGAGACCTCGGACTTTGAGAGCAAAATGGAGCAgagagggcaacagagggacagcAGTGGCAGCCAGAGTCCAAGCCCCTCTGGAAGCCATGGTCATAGTAGCAGCCCTAGCTCCCCGGGCAGTCAGGAcagcaaaaagaagaaaaaggacaaaaaggagaagaaagagaaaaagaaacacaagaagcacaaaaaacacaaaaagcatAAGAAACACACAAGTAATGAATCTGAAGCAGAGCTCaaaggacaaaaacacaaaaacaaaaaaaagaagtcCAAAAAGAGCAAAGACAAGGATAAAGATGACATGGAAAAAGATGAGAAAGATTAA
- the LOC127652663 gene encoding E3 ubiquitin-protein ligase RBBP6-like isoform X2: MSCVHYKFSSKLNYDTVTFDGLHITLCDLKRQIMGREKLKAADCDLQITNAQTNEEYTDDGALIPKNSSVIIRRIPIGGVKSTSKTFVIDRSEQSSGSSKAIDDSSISLALLSKTANLAETNASEEDKIKAMMSQSNHDYDPIHYAKKLVGPPPPNYTCFRCGKTGHYIRNCPTNGDRSFEAPQRIKKSTGIPRSFMVEVDDPNRKGVMLTNSGAYAIPTIDAEAYAIGKKEKPPFLPQNQSSSSEEEDPVPDELLCLICKDLMTDAVVIPCCGNSYCDECVRTCLLESDEHVCPTCKQSDVSPDALIANKFLRQAVNNFRNETGYTKRIRKATASQSAVQGTQAQAPVQRPPLRPASSRQQDPLMANLPSSTAASTPPQSMPAAALSPASTHQPSSTPPSTSCSNLQSSSTPAMNSPHHSTMQDDPPLSKEEPASEVPASSVLPSSETSVPTTSAGPKGFHVQVIGQPNMPQHLMHRPGPPRPSGPRPTGSRSQWDLSSSRGRRPPSERPQRTPQPPPVQNLPPIGPPVFVPPLFPPPPHPMPQPPGVIPQQYPMQYPPGQQPPPPFNIPPPVFPPIPPNVQAPWVAPGTQPPIANPIPNIPTAPFLSKEEFYRQQRRLKEDSQSRFVTREKKSKLEEFTNDFAKELLEYRKIQKDRRRSYSRSKSPYRGSSYSGSSYSYSKSRSRSRSPRSYSRSLSRSRSRSRSRSRSRSYSRSPYSRRGRGRSRSYRSRSHSPAFHRSRSRSPSYRGRGVSEMGSSIYRSRSRTPVYKNCSPSKKLPPSQMEGERKFSGRYRELPPYDAKAYYGRNVDQSDPYERERYREWEREYREWYDNYLKSYNNQPGGHPRSRRPSSRDPNTPERFAPPRPRENSPFSRGHREDYPPSSQSHGVTQRGRDAMTYQEKCAEKYGHLHINTGSGKGLKDSLKPLKDREPSSSTATDLKTLKHKKHRKKKRDDGDPFSLSDTMDNSRKDERKGDSMMMNSSRDDATPVRDEPMDSATVPYKRTPEKEKKEKTKSKTDKIKVKSESSGQKEITGKGTKPAKEEADALRDKVTPTESAIKRVKEEPPHKSEVTKPQFIESKLMLPRKLMQSRPIKRHQELKSVKDELKGKKEFVKDPAKQEKIPGKDGKVKKDLEKPVKTEKIPTKAVDPKQDKKKRKYDQPYVKDLDIPPVKMAKMEVTDKARGSPKPKPRLENERPVEKQKVVIPSLMDIKPEPVRKIKINREIGKRIIGIDCPISAEDLVHSTGKGRLEKSRGKLRRKEHAPDGSGSMLADYTSTSSTGGSPIKRHEEKLDLKKTVVKTLEEYTNDSSTPAEDEIVMIQVPRSKWEKEDYESEDDDSKGTIGTRSVHISSSAPVGENTVLKATSKESPHADKAPLASKPAKDSTLGDKERDTDKEKDRDRLKERDRSGADCEVTDKRNPSVPNQERGSDHGSERSSSSQSSRDRLADRSEPNSRKPDGRETTSLTNRKPDHRDDARDQLSTRLRDERGLLRRRISPSPPSRVKDTDSVRKGLEVSQESQSPTREKRTSSRNASEPKRTGQEDHKSLSKESQNSRHSDMRPTKDSHRTPQIAATPESRADSEKGGTHGDHIKILATRSTRLSSDLARETDEAAFVPDYSESDSETSDFESKMEQRGQQRDSSGSQSPSPSGSHGHSSSPSSPGSQDSKKKKKDKKEKKEKKKHKKHKKHKKHKKHTSNESEAELKGQKHKNKKKKSKKSKDKDKDDMEKDEKD; the protein is encoded by the exons ATCGATGATTCTTCCATTTCTCTGGCCCTGCTTTCAAAG ACAGCCAATCTTGCTGAAACAAACGCATCAGAGGAAGACAAAATAAAAGCAATGATGTCTCAGTCCAACCATGACTATGATCCGATCCA CTATGCAAAGAAACTTGTTGGTCCACCCCCACCAAATTACACATGCTTTCGTTGTGGAAAAACTGGACATTACATCAGAAACTGCCCAACAAATGGG GATCGAAGTTTTGAAGCTCCTCAACGGATAAAGAAAAGCACAGGAATTCCTCGGAGTTTCATGGTGGAGGTAGATGATCCAAACAGAAAGGGAGTCATGCTGACTAACAGTGGCGCATATGCTATTCCTACTATTGATGC TGAGGCTTATGCTATTGGGAAGAAAGAGAAGCCACCCTTCTTGCCACAGAATCAGTCATCATCCTCGGAGGAAGAAGATCCTGTGCCTGATGAGCTGCTGTGTCTTATCTGCAAGGATCTTATGACTGATGCTGTGGTTATCCCCTGCTGTGGAAATAGCTACTGTGATGAGT GTGTTCGTACATGTTTGCTGGAGTCTGATGAACATGTTTGCCCCACCTGCAAACAATCGGATGTATCTCCCGATGCTTTGATTGCTAACAAGTTTTTGCGCCAA GCAGTAAATAATTTTAGGAATGAAACCGGATACACCAAGAGGATTCGCAAAGCTACTGCTTCTCAATCAGCAGTTCAAGGAACCCAAGCACAGGCTCCTGTGCAGCGGCCACCTCTGAGGCCCGCCTCTTCACGCCAACAGGATCCTCTGATGGCCAATCTTCCGAGCTCAACAGCTGCTAGCACTCCTCCCCAAAGCATGCCAGCTGCAGCCTTGTCTCCTGCTAGCACTCATCAGCCCTCTAGCACCCCACCTTCTACCAGCTGCTCTAACTTGCAGAGTAGCAGTACACCTGCAATGAACTCTCCTCATCACTCTACTATGCAGGATGATCCGCCGTTGTCCAA GGAGGAACCTGCATCTGAGGTCCCCGCATCTTCTGTTTTGCCTTCATCAGAGACCTCTGTCCCAACAACTTCTGCTGGTCCAAAG GGGTTCCATGTCCAAGTGATTGGGCAGCCTAATATGCCTCAGCATCTCATGCACAGACCAG GACCGCCAAGGCCTAGTGGACCAAGGCCAACTGGGAGCCGTTCTCAATGGGATCT GTCCTCAAGTAGAGGGAGGAGACCTCCTAGTGAGCGACCACAAAGGACACCGCAACCTCCACCAGTGCAAAACCTTCCTCCTATAGGCCCCCCAGTATTCGTGCCTCCTCTTTTTCCACCTCCACCACACCCCATGCCTCAGCCACCAGGTGTCATTCCTCAGCAGTATCCCATGCAGTATCCTCCAGGACAGCAGCCGCCTCCTCCCTTCAACATTCCGCCACCTGTCTTTCCACCAATCCCACCTAATGTGCAGGCTCCCTGGGTGGCTCCTGGCACTCAGCCACCCATAGCCAACCCTATCCCCAATATACCAACAGCACCGTTTCTATCCAAAGAGGAATTTTACAGGCAGCAGCGCAGACTGAAGGAAGA TTCCCAATCTCGATTTGTAACCAGGGAGAAAAAGTCTAAACTTGAGGAGTTTACCAATGACTTTGCCAAAGAGCTTTTAGAGTACAGGAAGATCCAGAAGGACAGAAGAAGATCGTACTCTAG aTCAAAATCTCCATACAGAGGCTCTTCTTACAGTGGCTCATCATATTCCTATTCCAAATCACGTTCACGGTCCAGATCACCACGCTCCTACTCTAGGTCATTATCCCGGTCTAGATCCCGTTCACGCTCTCGTTCACGATCACGCTCCTACTCTCGCTCACCATACTCCCGCAGGGGCAGAGGTCGGAGCCGTAGCTATCGATCCAGGTCACACAGTCCAGCATTCCATCGCTCCCGCAGCAGATCGCCATCATATAGGGGTCGAGGTGTGAGTGAGATGGGCAGTTCAATCTATCGTTCCCGTTCCAGAACCCCAGTATATAAGAATTGCAGTCCCAGCAAGAAACTCCCACCTTCACAGATGGAGGGGGAGCGTAAATTCTCTGGCAGGTACAGAGAGCTTCCACCTTATGATGCTAAGGCTTATTATGGCCGCAACGTAGACCAGAGTGACCCCTACGAGAGAGAACGGTACAGAGAGTGGGAAAGAGAGTACAGGGAGTGGTATGACAATTACCTCAAGAGCTACAACAACCAACCCGGTGGTCACCCGCGGAGCCGTCGTCCAAGCAGCAGAGATCCTAATACCCCTGAGCGTTTTGCCCCTCCTCGACCAAGAGAAAACTCTCCCTTTAGTAGGGGACATCGGGAGGATTACCCGCCATCTTCTCAAAGTCATGGAGTTACCCAGAGAGGCCGCGATGCCATGACATACCAAGAGAAGTGTGCTGAGAAGTACGGCCACCTCCACATCAACACCGGTTCTGGTAAAGGACTTAAAGACTCTTTGAAACCTCTTAAGGACAGAGAGCCCAGTAGCAGCACTGCTACAGACCTCAAGACTTTGAAACATAAGAAACATCGCAAAAAGAAGAGAGATGATGGTGACCCCTTCAGTCTCTCTGACACTATGGATAATTCCAGGAAAGATGAACGCAAAGGTGACTCTATGATGATGAATTCAAGCCGTGACGATGCCACACCTGTCAGGGATGAGCCCATGGATAGTGCTACGGTGCCCTACAAACGCACCCCTGAAAAGGAGAAGAAAGAGAAAACTAAGAGCAAGACAGACAAAATTAAAGTAAAGTCTGAAAGCAGTGGACAGAAAGAAATTACAGGAAAGGGGACAAAGCCTGCCAAAGAGGAGGCAGATGCACTGCGAGATAAGGTGACTCCAACTGAATCAGCCATTAAGAGAGTCAAAGAAGAACCACCCCACAAATCTGAAGTGACCAAACCTCAATTCATTGAGTCTAAACTCATGCTCCCTCGCAAGCTGATGCAGTCTAGACCCATCAAACGCCATCAAGAGCTTAAGTCAGTCAAAGATGAACTTAAAGGCAAGAAAGAATTTGTGAAAGACCCAGCAAAGCAAGAGAAAATTCCTGGAAAAGATGGGAAGGTCAAGAAAGACCTAGAGAAGCCTGTGAAAACTGAGAAAATACCAACCAAAGCAGTTGACCCCAAACAGGATAAAAAGAAGCGGAAATATGACCAGCCATATGTGAAAGACCTGGACATCCCCCCAGTCAAAATGGCCAAAATGGAAGTTACTGACAAAGCCAGAGGCTCTCCAAAACCTAAACCCAGGCTGGAGAATGAAAGGCCAGTTGAGAAGCAGAAAGTAGTTATTCCGTCCTTGATGGATATTAAGCCAGAACCTGTGAGAAAGATAAAAATTAACAGAGAAATTGGCAAGAGAATAATTGGCATTGATTGCCCCATTTCTGCTGAGGACTTGGTGCATTCCACAGGAAAGGGCAGGCTGGAAAAGTCTAGGGGAAAACTGAGGAGGAAGGAGCATGCTCCCGATGGGTCAGGGTCCATGCTGGCTGATTACACCAG CACTAGCTCCACAGGTGGAAGCCCCATCAAAAGGCATGAAGAGAAGTTAGACCTAAAGAAAACTGTGGTAAAGACCCTGGAGGAATACACCAATGACAGCTCCACCCCTGCTGAAGATGAAATTGTCATGATCCAAGTGCCCCGCTCCAAGTGGGAAAAAGAGGACTATGAATCTGAGGATGATGATTCTAAGGGCACCATTGGGACTCGCAGTGTCCATATATCCAGCTCTGCTCCTGTGGGTGAGAACACTGTTTTGAAAGCAACAAGCAAGGAATCTCCCCATGCTGACAAAGCCCCCTTGGCATCCAAACCTGCCAAGGATTCCACATTAGGTGATAAGGAGAGGGATACAGACAAGGAGAAAGATCGAGACCGATTGAAAGAAAGAGACCGCAGTGGTGCAGATTGTGAGGTAACAGATAAAAGGAATCCTAGTGTGCCTAATCAGGAAAGAGGAAGTGACCATGGCAGTGAGCGGAGCTCCTCATCCCAGTCCTCCAGGGACAGACTAGCTGACCGATCTGAACCAAACTCTAGAAAGCCAGATGGTAGGGAGACTACTAGCCTCACCAACAGAAAACCAGACCACAGAGATGATGCAAGAGACCAATTAAGCACCAGATTGAGAGATGAGAGAGGTCTTCTCAGGAGAAGAATATCGCCCTCCCCACCCTCTAGGGTAAAGGACACAGACTCTGTAAGAAAAGGCCTGGAGGTTTCTCAGGAGTCTCAAAGCCCAACTAGGGAGAAGAGAACATCATCCCGAAACGCCTCAGAGCCCAAAAGAACAGGGCAAGAGGACCACAAATCACTGAGTAAGGAGAGCCAGAATTCTAGGCATTCTGATATGCGTCCCACAAAAGACTCACACAGGACTCCTCAAATAGCGGCGACTCCAGAGTCTAGGGCTGATTCAGAGAAAGGTGGCACACATGGTGACCACATCAAAATACTAGCCACACGCTCAACACGACTGTCCTCTGATTTAGCACGAGAAACTGATGAAGCCGCGTTTGTCCCGGACTACAGCGAAAGTGACAGTGAGACCTCGGACTTTGAGAGCAAAATGGAGCAgagagggcaacagagggacagcAGTGGCAGCCAGAGTCCAAGCCCCTCTGGAAGCCATGGTCATAGTAGCAGCCCTAGCTCCCCGGGCAGTCAGGAcagcaaaaagaagaaaaaggacaaaaaggagaagaaagagaaaaagaaacacaagaagcacaaaaaacacaaaaagcatAAGAAACACACAAGTAATGAATCTGAAGCAGAGCTCaaaggacaaaaacacaaaaacaaaaaaaagaagtcCAAAAAGAGCAAAGACAAGGATAAAGATGACATGGAAAAAGATGAGAAAGATTAA